Proteins encoded within one genomic window of Triticum aestivum cultivar Chinese Spring chromosome 2D, IWGSC CS RefSeq v2.1, whole genome shotgun sequence:
- the LOC123048768 gene encoding probable pectinesterase 66, which translates to MDRSIRVFHGAKRPKIRTWEKFMECHRVVSLVAVAVVLLLRWPALSSAQAPVSRTITVDSQGGGDFWSVQSAVNFVPDGNREWVRIHVRAGSYTEKVIIPAEKGYILLEGDGSWNTDINFNDYAGAHVRSRGDTSPTYKSATFTVLADDFIARNITFKNTHNAHDKINKSQAVAALVRGDRNAFYGCAFHSFQDTLCDDLGRHHFSDCFIEGGIDFIFGYGQSIYDGCTIVSNMPPSYGQNPGSVTAHGRVDASDPGGFVFKGGEVRGTGRQYLGRAWNEYATVVYYHVNMSSIIVPQGWEAWKADGETNNVVFAEVGCTGPGSNMTGRVPWEKQLSELEVEKFVDMSYIDDGWIGEQPY; encoded by the exons ATGGATCGGTCGATTCGTGTCTTCCACGGAGCAAAACGACCAAAGATACGTACGTGGGAGAAATTCATGGAGTGTCACCGTGTCGTTAGTCTGGTCGCGGTCGCGGTCGTGCTGCTGCTCCGGTGGCCGGCTTTGAGCTCTGCGCAGGCGCCGGTGTCGAGGACCATCACGGTGGACAGTCAGGGAGGAGGGGATTTCTGGAGCGTGCAGTCGGCGGTGAACTTCGTGCCCGACGGCAACCGGGAGTGGGTCAGGATCCACGTCCGGGCAGGGAGCTACAC GGAGAAGGTGATTATCCCGGCGGAGAAAGGCTACATCTTGCTGGAAGGGGACGGCTCCTGGAACACGGACATCAATTTCAACGACTACGCCGGCGCCCACGTCCGCAGCCGCGGAGACACGTCGCCGACGTACAAGAGCGCCACCTTCACCGTCCTCGCCGATGATTTCATCGCCCGGAACATCACCTTCAAGAACACGCACAACGCTCACGACAAGATCAACAAGAGCCAAGCGGTGGCGGCGCTGGTCCGCGGTGACCGGAACGCCTTCTATGGCTGCGCCTTCCATAGCTTCCAGGATACGCTCTGCGACGACCTAGGCCGCCACCACTTCAGCGACTGCTTCATCGAGGGCGGGATCGACTTCATCTTCGGCTACGGCCAGTCCATCTATGATGGCTGCACCATCGTGTCCAACATGCCGCCGTCCTACGGCCAGAACCCTGGGTCGGTGACGGCGCACGGCAGGGTCGACGCCAGCGACCCCGGCGGCTTTGTGTTCAAGGGCGGCGAGGTCAGAGGCACCGGGCGCCAGTATCTCGGACGCGCGTGGAACGAGTACGCCACGGTCGTCTACTACCACGTGAATATGTCCAGCATCATCGTCCCGCAGGGATGGGAGGCATGGAAAGCCGACGGCGAGACTAACAATGTCGTATTCGCAGAGGTTGGGTGCACCGGGCCGGGATCGAACATGACCGGAAGAGTGCCGTGGGAGAAGCAACTGAGCGAGCTGGAGGTGGAGAAGTTCGTGGACATGAGCTACATCGACGACGGTTGGATAGGCGAGCAGCCATACTAG